A window from Bacillota bacterium encodes these proteins:
- a CDS encoding LytTR family DNA-binding domain-containing protein, which produces MPDHSLKTASSSHAKLVVKSGRGVVIIDTVSIFFIEKIGRKCVIHTNAGRYEISERLSSLEQRLDPTWFFRCHRSFIINIDRVEKILPYADRAYQVTFRNYPEKVTMRREKFKKFCLMIQK; this is translated from the coding sequence TTGCCAGACCACAGCCTGAAAACCGCTTCGAGCAGCCATGCAAAACTTGTTGTCAAAAGTGGGCGCGGGGTTGTTATCATTGATACTGTCAGCATTTTTTTCATAGAGAAAATAGGCAGAAAATGCGTCATTCATACGAACGCCGGCCGCTACGAAATATCAGAACGACTTTCCTCCCTCGAGCAAAGGCTTGACCCCACCTGGTTCTTTCGTTGCCATAGAAGTTTCATCATCAACATCGACCGCGTGGAAAAGATTTTACCTTACGCGGACCGCGCCTATCAAGTAACTTTCCGTAATTATCCCGAAAAAGTAACCATGCGCCGGGAGAAATTTAAAAAGTTCTGCCTCATGATTCAGAAGTGA